One genomic segment of Saccharomyces kudriavzevii IFO 1802 strain IFO1802 genome assembly, chromosome: 8 includes these proteins:
- the SBP1 gene encoding Sbp1p (similar to Saccharomyces cerevisiae SBP1 (YHL034C) and RNP1 (YLL046C); ancestral locus Anc_4.7) yields MSTEIEEATNAVNNLSINDSEQQPKVPTHKTVIDPEDTIFIGNVAHECTEDDLKQLFVEEFGDEVSVEIPVKEHTDGHIPASKHALVKFPFKIEFEDIKDKYDTNVVKDREIHIKRARTPGQMQRGGFRGRGAFRGRAGFRGGLRGGFRGRGNFRGRGGARGGFNGQKKEKIPLDQMERSKDTLYVNNVPFKATKEEVAEFFGTNADSVSLPMRKMRDQHTGKIFTSDSANRGMAFVTFNDENINIDRKADEFKGQVFGDRELTVDVAVVRPENDEEEAEQETGSEERQE; encoded by the coding sequence atgtccactgaaattgaagaagcaaCTAATGCCGTAAACAACTTGAGCATCAACGACTCCGAACAGCAGCCAAAGGTTCCTACTCACAAGACAGTAATCGACCCTGAAGATACAATCTTCATTGGTAACGTTGCTCATGAATGTACCGAAGACGACTTGAAGCAACTGTTTGTGGAGGAATTCGGGGATGAAGTCAGCGTAGAGATCCCAGTCAAGGAGCACACCGACGGTCATATCCCAGCTAGTAAACATGCATTGGTCAAGTTCCCATTCAAGATTGAATTCGAAGATATCAAGGACAAATACGACACTAATGTTGTTAAGGACAGAGAAATTCATATCAAGAGAGCCAGAACTCCCGGCCAAATGCAAAGAGGTGGTTTCAGAGGTAGAGGCGCCTTCAGAGGCAGAGCTGGGTTTAGAGGCGGTTTGAGAGGCGGTTTCAGAGGCAGAGGTAACTTCAGAGGCAGAGGTGGTGCCAGAGGTGGTTTTAATGGccaaaagaaggagaaaatTCCATTAGACCAAATGGAAAGATCAAAGGATACTTTATATGTTAATAACGTTCCATTCAAAGCTACTAAAGAGGAAGTGGCAGAGTTCTTCGGTACTAATGCCGACTCCGTCTCTTTACCAATGAGAAAGATGAGAGATCAACATACTGGTAAAATTTTCACCTCTGATTCCGCTAATAGAGGTATGGCATTTGTCACTTtcaatgatgaaaacatcaacatTGATCGTAAAGCTGATGAATTTAAGGGTCAGGTTTTTGGCGACAGAGAATTAACTGTTGACGTTGCCGTTGTTAGaccagaaaatgatgaagaagaagctgaaCAAGAAACTGGATCTGAAGAAAGACAAGAGTga
- the VMR1 gene encoding putative ATP-binding cassette multidrug transporter VMR1 (similar to Saccharomyces cerevisiae VMR1 (YHL035C) and YBT1 (YLL048C); ancestral locus Anc_4.6): MAADPAIIRNNDSFWDTDDFTRFGRTQLLNNYFPLAIIVSIAIFETYHFFTSRNKKLTKSNLVNEYLYGLPEERDGSDERLIRSLHVHTQYVDVKEQGRFLQSRHFDVRDVDVKEFDSKHHGGLTFKETSTVDRLRKIFEVVLVSLQVVVLFLLKLTSFDTELANKDISILLLLWVLLLSLTGIRVYKHAKNHWIVCYASYTAIWLSTWLPVRSIYIGNINDVPSRTFYGFEFTITSILQLILITASIKDTSPIIYTRNGYISPSKEHTSSILSLITWSWINDFISQAQKCTIKLKDVWGLSMENYSIFILKRFTKRNVIKNGLTLSLFEFFKWDLFIELLWVSVNSIVNLFPTILIKEVLEIVDNRGHSPSSINLAWLYVAAIFFCRLTVAICNSQGQFISDKICLRVRSILISEIYSKALRRKLFTSPKVNDDKDSASANLGTVINLISIDSFKVSEISNCIYTTVQAVIMILIVIVLLFKFLGLSALAGISIILVMFPLNFKLASLLGRCQELALRCTDERISRLNECLQNIRIVKYFAWENNISNDIKSSRQKELKFLFRKSLLWAVSSFLWFVTPTLVTSVTFAVYIFVQQQELNAPLAFTTLSLFTLLKTPLDQLSNMLSFMNQSKVSLERIVEFLNEEDTAKYNQLTVSPDKNKIKFKKATLVWNENDNDINKFRLCDLNINFRIGKLNLILGSTGSGKSALLMGLLGELYLLSGSIIVPGLEPRHDMIPDLNGLTNSFAYCSQSAWLLNGTVRNNIIFNGVYDENRYKNVIDACGLKRDLEILPAGDSTEIGEKGITLSGGQKQRISLARAIYSNAKHVLLDDCLSAVDSHTAIWIYEICITGLLMKNRTCILVTHNISLAIRKAYFAVILENGKVKSQGTITELKNKGVFKEDFGQLSYDDNNTEKNINRSEYFQEIAPRITGSTTEDTEVNIATNGQLIEEEQKSNGAVSLDVYKWYLGYFGGWKALTTLFILYFATQLLFISQAWWIKYWVNNTKMCIEPSSFSMEASLLSKGKTIGSSNPPKNRHTAVYYLSMYFLIGIIQALLGGIKTMATFLSGLQASKKIFNNMLDLVLHANIRFFDVTPVGRIMNRFAKDIEGVDQELIPYLEVTIFCLIQCLSIIFLITIITPRFLVVAVVVLVLYYFVGKCYLSAGRELKRIDSITKSPIFQYFSETLAGVCTIRAFGDEKRFILENMDKIDQNNRAFFYLSVAVKWFAFRVDIIGAFIVLGSGSFILLNIGDIDSSLAGISLTYSILFTDGALWLVRLYSTFEMNMNSVERLKEYSGIEQENYNENHIQALQNSLWPEHGKIEVDNLSLRYASNLPPVIKNVSFTVDPQTKIGIVGRTGAGKSTIITALFRLLKPVTGCIKIDGYDISKIDLVTLRRAITIIPQDPILFTGTIKSNLDPYDEYDERRIFKVLSQVNLISSRELEETLNREENFSGVHNRFLNLRTEIVEGGLNLSQGEKQLLFIARSLLREPKIILLDEATSSIDYDSDHLIQGIIRNEFSRSTILTIAHRLRSVIDYDKVLVMDAGEVKEYDHPYELLKNERSIFYSMCRDSGDLQLLKQIAKSSLK; encoded by the coding sequence ATGGCGGCGGATCCAGCAATTATCCGGAATAATGACTCGTTTTGGGATACTGACGATTTTACACGATTCGGAAGGACTCAGTTGTTGAACAACTATTTTCCATTGGCAATTATAGTCTCAAttgccatttttgaaacttaccattttttcacgTCTCGTAACAAGAAACTTACTAAGTCTAACCTAGTGAATGAGTATTTATATGGCTTACCAGAAGAAcgtgatggtagtgatgagAGGCTCATACGAAGCCTACATGTCCACACTCAGTACGTTGATGTGAAAGAACAAGGAAGATTTTTACAATCAAGGCATTTTGACGTAAGGGATGTAGATGTCAAGGAATTCGACAGCAAACATCATGGCGGCCTAACTTTTAAGGAAACCTCTACTGTTGACCGTTTGAGAAAGATATTCGAGGTCGTATTAGTGTCATTGCAAGTAGTTgttctatttcttttaaaaTTAACAAGTTTTGATACTGAATTAGCAAACAAAGACATTTCGATTTTACTTTTACTCTGGGTACTATTACTTTCTCTCACCGGCATAAGAGTTTATAAACATGCAAAGAATCACTGGATAGTCTGCTATGCTTCCTACACAGCTATCTGGCTTTCCACCTGGTTGCCAGTACGCTCGATATATATCGGCAATATCAATGATGTACCCTCACGAACTTTCTACGGCTTTGAATTTACAATAACTTCAATTCTACAACTTATACTGATTACTGCATCAATCAAAGACACTTCTCCCATAATTTATACTAGGAATGGTTATATATCCCCTTCAAAAGAACATACATCATCCATTTTGAGTTTAATCACGTGGAGTTGGATTAATGATTTCATATCGCAGGCTCAAAAGTGCACCATTAAACTAAAGGATGTTTGGGGCCTGTCAATGGAAAATTATTCcatctttattttgaaaaggttCACCAAGAGGAATgtaatcaaaaatggattgACTTTGTCGctatttgaatttttcaaatgggACTTGTTTATTGAATTGTTATGGGTTTCAGTTAATAGTATTGTTAACCTTTTTCCAACCATCCTAATAAAAGAAGTCCTAGAAATTGTGGATAATCGAGGCCATTCCCCATCATCTATCAACTTGGCGTGGCTCTATGTCGctgccattttcttttgtagGTTAACAGTAGCAATTTGCAATTCGCAAGGACAATTCATTTCGGATAAGATTTGTTTGAGAGTGAGATCTATTCTTATTAGTGAAATTTATTCAAAAGCCCTACGTAGGAAGTTGTTTACATCACCCAAAGTCAATGACGACAAAGATAGTGCCTCTGCAAACCTCGGTACCGTTATTAATTTGATTTCTATTGACTCATTTAAAGTATCTGAAATCTCAAACTGCATTTATACTACAGTACAGGCCGTTATTATGATACTAATTGTAATAGTATTacttttcaagtttttggGTCTTTCCGCCCTTGCAGGTATCTCAATCATCTTGGTGATGTTTCCATTAAATTTCAAGTTGGCTAGTTTATTGGGTAGATGTCAAGAACTAGCGCTACGATGTACCGACGAAAGAATCTCCAGATTAAATGAGTGCCTGCAGAACATAAGAATTGTAAAATACTTTGCTTGGGAAAATAACATTTCAAATGATATTAAGTCATCAAGGCAAAAGGAACTAAAGTTCTTATTTAGAAAATCTTTGTTATGGGCTGTaagttcttttctttggtttGTTACACCAACATTAGTCACAAGTGTTACTTTTGCTGTCTATATAtttgttcaacaacaagaattgAATGCTCCCCTTGCTTTTACTACCTTGTCACTTTTCactttattgaagactCCCTTGGATCAATTATCGAATATGCTAAGTTTCATGAATCAATCAAAAGTGTCTTTAGAGAGGATAGTTGAGTTTCTAAACGAGGAGGATACAGCAAAATACAACCAATTAACTGTATCTCCggataaaaacaaaattaaattcaaaaaggcAACTTTAGTCTGGAATGAAAACGACAACGACATTAACAAATTCAGATTATGCGATTTGAATATCAATTTCAGAATTGGCAAACTAAATTTAATCTTAGGTTCGACGGGTTCCGGTAAGAGCGCATTGTTAATGGGGTTATTGGGTGAATTGTACCTGCTTAGTGGTTCTATCATTGTTCCAGGTCTAGAACCGCGACATGATATGATCCCTGACCTTAACGGCTTAACTAATTCCTTTGCATACTGTTCACAAAGTGCCTGGCTACTGAATGGCACAGTAAGGAACAATATCATCTTTAATGGCGtttatgatgaaaataGATACAAGAACGTAATTGATGCATGTGGACTAAAAAGAGACTTAGAAATTCTACCAGCCGGTGATTCAACAGAAATTGGTGAAAAGGGTATAACATTATCAGGAGGGCAAAAGCAGAGAATTTCTTTGGCAAGAGCGATTTATTCTAATGCCAAACATGTGTTGTTGGACGATTGTTTAAGCGCAGTTGATTCACACACTGCCATATGGATCTACGAAATTTGTATCACAGGActattgatgaaaaatagaaCATGTATTTTAGTCACGCACAATATTTCACTAGCCATTAGAAAAGCATACTTTGCAGTTATCTTAGAAAATGGGAAAGTGAAAAGTCAAGGTACTATTACGGAGCTGAAGAATAAGGGagttttcaaagaagattTCGGTCAATTGTCTTATGATGATAACAACACTGAGAAAAACATTAACAGATCAGaatatttccaagaaattgccCCACGCATAACGGGGAGCACCACAGAGGACACTGAGGTGAATATAGCTACTAATGGCCAGCTgatagaagaagaacaaaaatcaaacgGCGCCGTAAGTCTAGATGTCTATAAATGGTATTTGGGATATTTTGGGGGTTGGAAAGCTCTAACTACCTTATtcattctttattttgCAACTCAACTGCTATTCATCAGTCAAGCTTGGTGGATAAAATATTGGGTGAATAATACCAAAATGTGTATAGAACCTTCCAGTTTCAGTATGGAGGCATCGTTGctttcaaaaggaaaaaccaTAGGAAGTTCCAACCCTCCAAAAAATAGACACACAGCTGTTTACTACTTAAGCATGTACTTCTTAATTGGTATTATTCAGGCACTATTGGGTGGAATTAAAACCATGGCAACATTTTTGTCTGGCTTGCAAGCTTCCAAGAAGATCTTCAATAATATGCTAGATTTGGTTCTACATGCTAACATAAGATTTTTCGACGTGACCCCGGTAGGGAGAATCATGAACCGTTTTGCGAAGGACATCGAAGGGGTTGATCAGGAACTGATTCCGTATTTGGAGGTGACCATATTTTGCTTAATTCAATGTCTATCAATTATATTTCTCATAACCATAATTACCCCTCGCTTCTTGGTAGTCGCTGTTGTCGTACTGGTCCTGTATTACTTTGTAGGAAAATGTTATTTGTCAGCTGGCAgggaattgaaaagaattgattcaataacaaaatCTCCTATTTTCCAGTATTTCTCAGAGACTTTGGCAGGCGTTTGCACAATCCGTGCCTTTGGTGACGAGAAAAGatttattttggaaaacatgGATAAAATAGACCAAAATAATAGGGCCTTCTTTTACTTGTCCGTTGCCGTTAAATGGTTTGCTTTCAGAGTTGACATTATTGGTGCCTTCATTGTTTTAGGATCAGGTTCTTTTATTCTGCTTAATATTGGAGATATTGACTCTAGCCTTGCtggaatttctttgacttATTCTATTTTGTTTACAGATGGGGCTTTATGGCTAGTTCGGTTGTATTCAACATTCGAAATGAATATGAACTCTGTGGAGAGATTGAAGGAATATTCTGGCATTGAGCAAGAAAACTATAATGAGAATCACATTCAAGCGCTTCAAAACTCGTTATGGCCTGAGCATGGTAAAATTGAAGTTGACAACTTGTCCTTACGGTATGCATCAAATCTACCCCCCGTAATAAAAAACGTTAGTTTTACAGTGGATCCTCAAACGAAGATCGGAATTGTGGGGCGGACTGGCGCAGGTAAATCTACCATTATTACGGCATTATTCAGATTATTAAAACCAGTAACTGGATGTATAAAAATTGATGGCTATGACATAAGCAAAATTGATCTGGTGACTTTACGCCGCGCCATCACTATCATTCCTCAAGATCCCATTTTATTCACCGGTACAATCAAAAGTAACCTTGATCCGTATGATGAATATGACGAAAGGAGAATTTTTAAGGTGCTTTCGCAAGtaaatttgatttcttcacgTGAACTTGAGGAGACACTCAATAGGGAGGAAAATTTTAGTGGTGTTCATAATAGATTTTTAAACCTTCGAACAGAGATAGTGGAGGGAGGCTTGAACCTGTCTCAAGGTGAAAAACAGTTACTTTTCATTGCAAGGTCACTGTTGCGCGAACCCAAAATCATACTATTGGATGAAGCTACCTCCTCCATTGATTACGATTCTGACCATTTGATCCAAGGTATCATAAGAAACGAGTTCAGTAGAAGCACAATTCTGACCATTGCACATCGTTTGAGGTCTGTTATCGATTACGACAAGGTGCTTGTAATGGATGCCGGTGAAGTAAAAGAATACGATCATCCCTATGAACTGTTGAAAAACGAGCGGAGTATATTTTATAGCATGTGTCGAGACAGCGGAGATCTGCAGCTCTTGAAGCAAATAGCCAAGAGCTCACTCAAATGA